The nucleotide window tgtgggtgagtaTACCTTCCATGTATAGTATTTGTTTGAacaaatctgtggtgtgtgtgtttgtgaaaacaTTGCTCTTTGTATCTTAGTTGCCtacagtgtgttggtgtatatCTTCTTACTATAGTATTTGTTTGAACACTGATTGCTCCTTCTTGACGGGATCACTGTGCTTAATGGGCCTAATCAGTGTTCTACAAACAAACCCCTCAGATAAACCTgatcctaccacacacacacacacacctacacccccTGACCTGGATCCCAGGTTGTTTGACATGATCAGGAATGTGGGATTAGATTTTAGGGAGAGTCTTAGAGCTAGGGGGCTGGAGGGTCAGGGGGGCTCTGAAGCCTGGGGGGCCTAGGGGACTGGAGGGCTTGGTGGGGGGGCTAGAGGGCCTGGAGGGCTTGGGGccgaggaggctgggaggccttTACAGATTTCAGCTATGTTCTGAGCAAATTCAGAGgcgactggtgtgtgtgtgtgtgtgtgtgtgtgtgttgttgtgaacAGCTGGTTGCTGAGTGGGTGGGTCAGGAGTGGTCAGCTCTCTGACCCCTAGCTAACAACCCAAACCTTACACCTGAACCCTGACCCACGGCCCCCACCATGACTCCAAACACAACCCTAAATTCTACCCCTAGGCCTGCATTCTAACCCTGCTGCTGTCCTAAACCTCCTCCTTTTATTATGAACCCCTACCCTAAGTCTAGCCTTTCACCTCTAAATCCACCTTTATGTATCCCCTTACCCCtaaatccctcctcccccctgtatGACAATAGTGGTTCAGTCTAGAGCTTTAgagctccccccctccatcatgTTGGGTTGAGTCTATCCCTCCCCCTAAGAAGAATGACCTCACCACTCAGTCTGATCTGATGGCCAGGGTGGGGCACACTCAACAGGGTTGGAGTGGAAAcaaggcgcgtgtgtgtgttggagagctGACTCCAGCCATACTGTCCCTCTCAGCTCACTGCTGATAGGATTTCCCTTCTTTGATGTGGACCCCCActgatctccttccctctctccctcctctctctctctctctctctctctctctctctctctctctctctctctctccttctctctctctctgcaggactACCTAGAGTGCATCAGTAATCAGTCTCGCCTGGGCCTCAGTGCCGAAGATAAAGTCTCGCTATTCGGAAACATCCAGGAAATCTACCATTTCAacaggtatacacacagcaTACGTCACTCAAGCAATTACCTTGAAATAAGGAGAGTAAGAAGTAAGAGGTCTGATCAAAAGTCAGTCCAAGAAAAGTCAGAATGACATCATGCTTTAGCCATGCAACAATGGCCACACCAGTCCCCCTGTTCAACCTTACAAACTAGGAAAatgtgaacgcacacacacatacacaaagaaaGTGACCTCTTATTTCAATACATGGAAGTATGTTGTGTGCTGTAACCTGGGTAGCACTTTCCCCAGAGGTTCTACATAGATTGTTCAGATCAAAGATTAGGTGGGAGAGATTCCTTATTCCTGGGACCAAATTAACTGACTGACCTTTGATGTGTgtatctttctgtgtgtgtctgtgttgttttcAGGGACCTGCTTTATGACTTGGAGAAGTGTAATGCAGACCCTGTGGCCATCGCAGAGTGCTTCGTAGCCAAGGTAAGAGATCACACGcattcacgcgcacacacacacacacaagcatgttgaGACATGAATGAACAGCTGTAAACTAtaaacgcacatacacacacacccaggcattCAGTAAAGAACTAGCCTTAACTATATAATTAGAAACTCCTAAGAAAATGGTGCATAGAGTATCGGGAACTACATGTTCACGCTGTCTGAAGTCTGAACAGTGTCGATGATGGAGGAGagtaggagatggaggagggagggagggtaggagggagtgcgtgtgtgtgtgggtgagcattTTTCGATAACTATTTTTGGTTTTCCCCGTTTCTGTGGCTCAGTCAGTGTGTTCCACAAAGCGAGTTCTATCCCATGATAACTCTCTGCATTCCAACACTTCCTGTAAACCACCACTCTTACTGACGCTTCAGCCTCACCCAGTGGAGCAAGCGTGTGGGtttccttgtttgtgtatgtttgtgtgtgtgtgtgtctgtgttgtacaTCCAGCATAGCAGTCTGGCCAGACACGACAACACCACAACTAATCCTGTCTCCCAGCCtgctgtgtgtttacacagaAGCTGTTGTTAAAACGCTCATTCAGCTGTTTAGAACCACTCcacagggcattctgggtaattAGCTGACACCCACATGCATAAGAGCTCATCATGTACGCTGTTGTTTCAGACTCCAGCTGGAGGAGGTTTCATAAGAAGGCTGCAGAGAAAATCAAGCTTGGATGGGAAAACCTGAGCGTCGTGATCTTGttttcagccaatcagagtctttgtttgtgtgactgATAGGCTAGATAAGCTAATGGACCAAATTAGAAGCACTGATGACTGACGATAAGTTAAACTGCAGTAGACCAGTTGCCCTGGTAATGATTGACGTGATCTTAGTTAAGTTTACTTTGTGGTCAGGCAAAGTTGACCCTTATCCTGACCAAGATAGCACACATGCACTTAACCTGCCCTGTTACACATGGTGTGATTAGTCATACCTGGCTAGACCTGCAGCCATTTAATTTAGTTACGCAGATGGCTGCTAGCTATCAGATAGCAAAGCTATCAAAGCTATTAAAGATAGtagctacagtatgtgtgtttaggAAAATTCCGTCATCATTGCAAGGTGCGCTTGTGCACAAttgcgtgggtgtgtgcatgcttgcttGTGTGTGGTTTGGTCATAAACTGGTGTTTGGTAAGTGGCCAGCACACATACTGGAAACATCTAGCCATCTGTGTGGTTTGGTCATAAACTGGTGTTTGGTAAGTGGCCAGCACACATACTGGAAACATCTAGCCATCACATGCAAACTGCACCCAAGAGGAgtaggtgtgtgagagtgagacaggggtTTGTCTCTAGGAGCCAGAAGGCCAAGTATCTCTTAGTCATGGTAAGTTAGTGTCGTAaaaacaaacactgaagaaactCGACTCTTTTCACTGATATTGTATCCACTCAACTGACGCACGCGTACGCAGTAGACAAAAGCTAACCTCAACTCTGCAAAGCACTTAAACGAGAGAGGAAAAAATATAAAAGATTGTTAATCATTCTCCCCctatctatccctctctttcttgcctTCCtcagtctcccctccccctcaccctcctccctctcttcctatactccctccctatcttctcccttccctctatcctgctccctctctcgctcctccctccctctctctcccggagATAATTGGCCATCTATTCTGATGTTCTCTAAACCCAGCCAAAGTGCTGAGTCAGTCTTGGAACCTTTTATACCTGCTGACTGAGGCAGGAGAGAACAATTATAACGAAATCACAACATTTTATCGCCTAGCCCAGGGACACATTTTCCTGCTTCAGAATTTAACGGCTCATTGAACCAACTGGACCTGACCGCCTCTGGTCCCGTCAGGACCTCCAGTGCTGTCTGGTCCGGACAGGACGGTACAGGGGCCAGGGCTGTCACTGTCCACCTGGACCGTTAATCTATTTTTACATGACATCAGCTTGGCCTGCGAAGGACTGCCCTATCCACACCTGTCTCTCCAGTGCACCAGTCTAGTGggtgtactgtagatgtagtACTCACCTCCTTCTATGGCCCATCAGCTTAGTCTTTGGTGATGTCATCTGTAGATAGAGACTCAGTGTTAGGATTCTCTCCTAGGTCCGGAGGGTGTGCTGTACTGTATTATATATggggttttgtgttttgtgtggatgtgtgtggaaggggtaGGGGGTTATGCAGTCCAAGTAGATCAAAGCCTGGCGGTAACCACAGTTGTGCCTGTGTGGATGTTCTGACAGGATCCAGGGTGTCTACACATTCTGGTTTCAGAACCTGATGTACAGAGTCTTGCTGTGCTGGTGCTGTGGCACAGGGACGACATGAGCTCAGGCTCCTTTACAAGGCCAGGATATTATAGATCTGGACTATTTCAGGAAGAGTGGTTTGCTGTTTGGGTTCTAAAAATGattaaaaaaagcttttaaaaagtTTATATGCAGAGTGGTATGGTTTcgggcatgagtgtgtgtggtatgtatgTCCAGATAAGTGCATTAGAAAAGTGTGTTTTGGTTAGAGGgctataactgtgtgtgtgtgtgtgtgtgtgtcattagaaCTCGATGGTGACACATCTGGTTGTGCTTAGTCCTGGTCTGAGGGGGCAGACTGCTGGAGACTAGAGTAGCTCTGCTCTTCAATTACTACTGTTCCCACCAAGTACCTCCAGGCATggcattagtgtgtgtatgtgtgtgtgtgtgtaagcagtgGAACTCAGTCCtatggagaaagaggggagggatggagagcaaCAAAGCACAAATAACGTGAGAAGGGGAAAGAATGGCATGAACTTGTAGAGGAGATGTATTAGCTCagcggaagagagagggatgcggATTCCAAAGAGTGAGCTGGACGAAAGTAGTgaccagggagagggagaggaggaggaggagagagtggttcATTCCAGCTTTGATAAGTCATGCTGCGTCTGATGTCTTTGATGTTCACAGAGGCATGTGAGGTGGAGAAGGCACCATTAAAGGGGAGGCCTGGAGGACAGTTATAATACTGGGGGATGTTTCATCAGAGGGGCCACTGAGGGTCAGACTGAGACTTTAAGTCCTTGGTACAGATAATCATAACCTGGAGGACTGGCTCTCCTTGTCTGGTCTGAGCTGCAGTAGGAGGAGATgggtctggggaggaggaggaggaggaggagtagagggagaggaaaacaaGTTTCTTATTTGAACTATCgtttactgtaaacacacatacacattcgtTCTCTAATGTTCACATAACCTTTTGAATGGTCATcaatcctgtgtgtgtctgtgtttccagagtgaAGAATTCCACATCTACACCCAGTACTGCACCAACTACCCCAGGTAAGAACCAACACACAGCAACAGGTTATTGTTTATTAAAAAGCAACACCGGTCTTTGtgttcgtgtgtctgtgtgcggttGTGTGCATACAAGCTATGGAGGTGCACATTTGCATATTAGTCGAAGTTTTTATTCAAATCTGCATGAATGGGGCTTCTGTATCACAGCGCCATTGTCATCCTGTCTCTGTCAGGCTCACATGCCGCTCTCCCAGCTTCTCATGTAGCTCCATTGTGTGTGGAGTGTCAGTGTACCAGGCCATCTATCTCCACAGAGcccacacagcctccacaaGCCTGCTGTACAGGAGTCAAGCTGTCTACTGGCAGTTAACACCtcaggctctctctcttgccccacCGGCTCTTTCGttcgtccctctctcttcctatcccTATCTCTCACTCCTTTTAATATCTTTCTTTCTAGTTTCCTGCCTTTTTCgctcacttcctctctgtctctctgtctctctgtctctctgtctttctgtccctccctccctccctcccttctctgttgACAGAGTTATACTCCCAGTATGACAAATGGTATTACACCCGTCACAGTATCATGCTCAGCGCCTTTAATGTTTTATTCCTCATTGTCTGAGCGCCGCCTCGTAATGGGAGACCttacaagggtgtgtgtgtgtgtgtgtgtgtgtgtgtgtgtgtgggtgggagagggagaatcaTATTGAGGCCAATTTTAATGAAGCTATTATAGGTGTACTGGGTTTCACAATTGTTCTGATGCATTGTCAgcaacgtgcacacacatacacaatcatcTTTCCTTCAAGCTCCTTTGTAGAATGTTGCCTCAGTAGAATTATAATGGCCAATGTATTTACTGTAGTAGTTAATATTGAGTCCAATAAtacttaagtgtgtgtgcgcgcacacatgggtgtgtgtatgaatagGCTCTTGTCAGCAACCCTgacccacaccctcacacagctGGTGAACCCCACCAAGGTCACACgcgacacacatccacacacacacacactctctctctatctctctttctctctctctctctgtctctctctctctgtctcttacagTAGGATCAGAGTCTGCAGATGTATCTCTCAGGTCAGGTTTCCCACAGAACAATGTGAACCCTGTGTAGAACTGCACTGGAATGTGAACACACGCatatacatagacacacaaacatgaacacacatacatgaatacAAATGAATACACATGCACAATTGGACATTTCTTTAAAACCATACTATAAAGAACACACACGTTCTCACCCTGTAAGGCGGAATTCATGCTCTATATGGCCTCATCCTCTGACCAGTAAACATCCTCTGATCCAGCATTAGCATGACCTGGCACTGTCCTCaccaaggactgtgtgtgtgtgtgtgtgggtgtgtgtgtgtgtgtgtccgcacgCGCACGCAATGTCCTTTTTGTGTTTATTATTACATTGTCTTTGATCAGATTTGATATGTTTGTGGTCACGGTTGCCAAAGATGGTTAGTTTGTACTTTTCCTcagccttcatctctctctcttctctctctctctctctctctctctctctctctctctctctctctctgttctaatctctctcttctctccctttttcctctctctcttcccttctaccacttcatctttctctctttccttaatttctctatttatctctcttcatctccctctccctctcctccttctctccaggtCGGTAGCTGTGTTGACAGAGTGTATGAGGAACAAGGCGTTGGCCAAGTTTTTCCGGGAGCGTCAGGAATCTCTGAGACACTCCTTGCCCCTGGGCTCCTACCTGCTCAAACCAGTGCAGAGGATCCTCAAGTACCATCTTCTGCTGCAtgtacgtcacacacacacacacacacacacacacgtacgtcacacacacatgcacaggcacgtcacacacatttatttacaCGCATAcgtacacaaatgcacacaaatctagcacacacacattcccataaTGTATGTCTCACAAAGAAGTACACACTCCAGCACAAGAACACAGTCAACAACAAACGGCATGTGTTTATAAAATGTGTTAGACCAGTAAGAAACAGTTATCCAGTGAAGCAGTCCATATCTGAATCCTCCAGTTTCTCTGCTGTAGCCATGTAAGCATTCATAACCATGTCACACCTGGTCACATGGATCATAAGGcccccaggctgtgtgtgtgtgtgggggggggggggtttgtctcgtgtgtctgcatgtcctGTTGGGACAACCATATGgccacgtgtgtgcgtgttagcatgtgtgtgtgtatatgcagccctctgaccccagtgtgtgtttcccgtGCTGAGCAGGAGATAGCGAGCCACATGgagaaggacacagagagatacactGTGGTGCTGGAGGCCATCGACACCATGCAGAGAGTAGCCTGGCATATCAACGACATGAAGAGGAAGCACGAGCACGCTGTCAGACTGcaggtacccacacacacacacacacacacacactgtcatacacaCTAACATGTGTGACCATAGGGTCTATCCTAcagaacaaaacacacaaacacactggaaaGCCGTCCAAACTCCATGGAGGGCAGCAGAtttctggtggtggtgggcgtTCAGTCAGGTCGGGTGGTGTGGGGTGCGTTCAGTCAGGTCGGGTGGTGTGGGGTGCGTTCAGTCAGGTCGGGTGGTGTGGGGTGCGTTCAGTCAGGTCGGGTGGTGTGCAGGTTCAGACTTCTGCCAACTGATCCACCACAGTCCTGCCCAGTCTGGGTCCTCTTACACAACATGCTGTTTCCCCTAACTAATGATGACCTTGCATAACGAGGCCAGATAAAAGAGAAACTGTTGCTTTAGTCTGCTTGCAGGTCAGATGAGTGCAGGAATGTGTGAGACTGCACTTCCTCAGgatcagggaggagaggatcagGGGGAATGAGCTCTTCTCTATCCAGCACCCTTGGCATGGTGCTGATTGGTGTATTGTGTCCGCTTGACCTTTCTCATCTCACTCTTTGTTGTTGTTCCTCCTTCTTCCAACTcccttcccttcatctctccctctgttaccctcccttcatctctccttcccctctccctcctccatctttccctcctcctccatccctccacctctctctccctaggaaATCCAAAGTCTGCTAACCAACTGGAAGGGGCCTGATCTGATTGGTTACGGTGAGCTGGTCCTAGAGGGAACCTTTCGTCTGCAGAGAGCGAAGAATGAGCGCACGCTCTTCCTGTTCGACAAGCTGCTGCTGGTCACCAAGAAGCGGGAGGAGGCCTACACCTACAAGGCCCATATCCTGGTGAGTCACCTAACCAAACTCGCAGTACAGTCACATGATCAACAAccacgcccccccccttcccccgcccAGTAGTTTAAACTTAAAGATAATTGAGATTGAGGAGGAGATGCACCACTCTAGAAAAAGAATGGgtcttaagtgtgtgtgcgtttgtcgtTGCAGTGCTGTAACCTGATGTTGGTGGAAGTCATCCCTAAGGAACCAATGAGCTTCAGTGTGTTCCATTACAAGAACCCCAAACTCCAACACACTGTCCAGGTAAACAACCCTTCCATGATCCATCCCTACAGGACAGCCTGACACAATCATCCCATACTGCCAAGGCTTCAGCTTAAGCAGACATATTTGCTTTTTCCGCTTTGGGATAAAATCTTAAACATTATTACATCTCATGCAAGGCCTAGATAGTACCTGGTACAGCAGTTCCCATGACCCCTGGCCTATCTGTTTCCATGTCTCGGTCCGGTCCGGTCTGACTCCAGGAATGCTCAGACACGTTCTATAGCCTGAGGGCCTGAAGCAAGAATAGCTGTTTTTCTTTAAGTGTTTGTGGGAATGAACTTCAAAGTACAGGCTCATGTGTGTTATGCAAGTTAGCCAACAGAGAGGTAGAAAGCCATATCCCCAATTCATTTGGGTTTGTTCTAATTTTCTGCTACGCCTTTTTGTTAAGCCCTCCAGTCTAATGTGTTTTCTTGTTCTCTGCTCTCTGTGGCGTGTGCTGTTGCGGTGttgtgctgcccccccccctcccccttctccaggCTAAGTCCCAACAGGACAAGCGTATGTGGATCCTGCACCTGAAAAGACTCATCCTTGAAAACCACCCGGCCAAAATCCCAGCCAAGGTTAGAGCTTGTCCTCTCTCGTCCCACAACGTGCACAATTTAGCCCTTTCTTTCTCCTACCACTCAATTGATCTCTTACCTcgcactccctttctctctctctctctctctctctctctctctctctctctctctctctctctctctctctctctctctctctctctctctctctctctctgtctgtcttagtgtctcttttctctctctctctcgtctcctcctcctgttttgtgcacgctctctttcttttccatcatgccatctctcatctctatggctttctttctcttgtctttctctcacagtactgctctgtctgtccttcctccattcctctctggcTGCGGTACAAGTGGAAaatcatgttgttgtttttttgtctggAGGAAATTGTTGAGAGGTTTCATTGTAATTACAATAAAGGGATCACTTGTAAAACTTTATGCTTGTAAAGTTGCCTGACCCGGCTAAGAGAAAGTGACTGGCGCACTCTTGTGGAACTTGTTCAAATACCTTCTACTTTTTCCTTCCAGGCCAAGCAGGCCATATTGGAGATGGATGCAATGCGTAAGTATTTATTGTACATACAATTATTTTAATACTGAATGAAAACATTCCTTGTGGCAGAGCAACATTAATATTCTTCTCCTTCGGTTTCCACAGACCACCCAGGGTTCCACTACAGCCCTGATGGAGACAAGAAAGGTTCTCCCCACACCAAGGAGGGCCCCACCCCTCGTCGGGCACGTAGGAAGGGTGAGCCGCCTCGCTAGAAATAATTAGAACTATAAGAAATAGAAAGTGCTTCCGTATCCTGTAATGTACAGTGTCAGTGTCAGTACACAAGAGCCACACTGACTGATCCagggcctctctctttctctgtctctctccttagaACCTTTGTCCAAACTACTGAAGAACGCCAAGACCTCAGATGGGCAGAAGGTGAGCATAGATCAACCTGGTccaaaaaaagaataatctTCTCTCTCCAACACATTTCTTACCATGCCCTGACCTCGTCTCTCTGTCGCCCTCTAGAGGACCAGTCTGGGCGCCACCTTACTGTCCCCCGTGTCCCAGCTGGCTCTGGGCACCATTGGCCGCAGCCGCAGTCTCGTCAACCAATCGCAGGAGTCCCTGGACCCTGGGGACCATTACGACCACAGcgacagggaggaaggggaggagccacATCCACAGGACGCTGACGATGAAGATGATAGTGGCCTGGTGAGTCAGCTTAGTGCACCTCTTTGAAAATTGTGTTTATTGTGGATGTAGGATGTATGTAAACAGCAGTTTGAAGTGTGCTGTTAttcatgtgtgtgcagggcaTGGGGAAAAGGCTGCAAGTGCCAGGAAAGAGCAGCAGGAAGAGGCTGAACCCTCAGGTGTCTGTGGACAGCATGGACCAATGGAAGAGCTTCAACATGAGTCCCACAGACCTTAAGGTAACAGCTGAGATCCTGGACCAATGCCAAAACATGACATTTGTTACCGTGGATAGACGCCATTATCTCCACTACTTTAGATAGAGGTTTATAGTTCAGAAAAGATAAGATGTATGCATTGCAAAGGCTTAGGTAAAAACAAAGTACGGTAACATGAATATGGAAAAGTCAAACATTGAAGTGCTCACTCATCCTCTTTGTTTCcctcctcctgatctcctgtttctcctctttctcttcctcctcctccatgtttcCAGGCCGCTAAGGAATCCTTGAAGGAGCACCCCCCTCTTCTCAGGACCCCCCATGTGACTGAGgagcccccagacccccacctctcctccctgctggtGCCGGGAGGCAACCCCCAGTCCGTGGGGAACATCTGGGCGGACCACCGTGTGCGCCGGGCTATGTTCCCGACACGCCAGAACAGCACCATGCTGCCCgatgaggacgaggaggacatcTACCAGATGTTCGTGCCCACCGAGCCCAGCGGGCCGGCAGACCCAGAAACACCAGTGGTGGCATCCCAGAAGTCCGAGGTCCCATCCTCGCCCAGGCACACCCCCCGACCCTGTAGCTGGCACTTGGACCAGGTGCCCACGGTACAGATAGACCCCCCGTCCTCTGGGGACAGGCTTCTGCGCAGGGCCAGCAgcgtgggggagaagggctcgGAGGTTCCCCAGAGCCCAGACGATGACACCAGACCCCACGGCGAGAACGACCTGGAAGTGATCCATTCCGAATCCTCCAGCAACGAGATCTCAGGGTCGTCATCGGCGGAACAGCTGACGATCGACGACATCGAGAACGTCTACGACAACATCAGCTACGATGATCTGAAGAGCATGGGGCTCATCCGAAGGGACCAGGAGAGTAGGAAGTCCATGAAACAGACATCCAGAGACGCACAGGGCTCCCAGGGCCCAAACTCAGAGGCAAGAAGCTCCAAGGAGACTGTAGCTGTACCAGATAGCTATACAGACAGTAATTGCTCGTCTGCCCCGGAGGTGTCGCCCTTGGGGACAAGCGAGCTGAAGATCGTGGAGGAAGAGAACATCTATGACACCCTCTTTTTCAGAGAGCCTCTTCCGCCcgtggagaagaagaaaaagaaaggagaggagagtggaggcaggcaggaaccagagagagacagtttacTGGCCTCGGAGCCTGACCTTACTGGCTGTGAGAGCTTGGGTGGGTTTGTGTCTGAGGAGAGTCTCCATTTTGGGGATGACGAGGTGATGGACTCCCACGCTGCTCTGAGGACTTCTGAACCAGACTACTCGTCCTCATCTGCCTCAGAGACGTTCTCCCAGCGTTCTCACACAGGCGACAGGATGTCTGAGCAGGTGGACGAGATCTGGAACGACCTGGAGAACTACATCAAGGTCAACGAGAAGAAAGCAGACCGCCTCCCTGCCGCTTTCCCTGTGAGTGCCGGCGTGTCCCCCGAGAAACCGTCCTCGCTCAAGAACAGCCCAAAAAAGGCAACCAGCCCCCCGTCACGCAGCTCCCCCACCAAGAGCCCCCCAGCACACCACCTCaatcccacccccccatccgcCACCCCCCTTCCTCGGTCCTTCACCATCCCCATCCTCAACATCCCCGAGCTTCTCCGAGAGGCCACCTTCGAGGACGAGGAtccctcctcccgtcccccGTCGCTCTCCCTGCCCGCCACCCCCGAGCCCCTCCCCGGCACGGTCAAGAGCATCCGCAACAAGTTGGCCCGCCTCAGCAGCGGAAGCTTCCGTCTGGAGGATGACGAGCTGGGGGagctgcccccccagagagaaCCCCCTCAGCGGGATCGGCAGCTCCAGCAGCCGCCCCTCAGGGATCTCCACAGCCTGTTCCCCGGGGAGCTGGCCGGACTGAACTCCccactggcctcctcctccctgctccttggGGAGTCTGTGGAAATGGACCTGATGGACAAGTCCAAGAACCGGGTGTTCCTGATGG belongs to Osmerus eperlanus chromosome 8, fOsmEpe2.1, whole genome shotgun sequence and includes:
- the LOC134024531 gene encoding pleckstrin homology domain-containing family G member 1 isoform X2 — protein: MPTDDFNFLPDVLPPLPEIPDSVSVLSTADTPGRLRHPHVRHAPLRYCSAHSMDSAPDSAAERPISYGSTSSSASSRDSHCSLGSRSALSPAPHCLPATERDSGAIQLELIPTRQLECGDEEERREGGMETGRGQGRPGGGLTPTAQSNPGVNTEGGESSGSGSGPAVRYVDRVVQEILDTERTYVQDLRSIVQDYLECISNQSRLGLSAEDKVSLFGNIQEIYHFNRDLLYDLEKCNADPVAIAECFVAKSEEFHIYTQYCTNYPRSVAVLTECMRNKALAKFFRERQESLRHSLPLGSYLLKPVQRILKYHLLLHEIASHMEKDTERYTVVLEAIDTMQRVAWHINDMKRKHEHAVRLQEIQSLLTNWKGPDLIGYGELVLEGTFRLQRAKNERTLFLFDKLLLVTKKREEAYTYKAHILCCNLMLVEVIPKEPMSFSVFHYKNPKLQHTVQAKSQQDKRMWILHLKRLILENHPAKIPAKAKQAILEMDAMHHPGFHYSPDGDKKGSPHTKEGPTPRRARRKEPLSKLLKNAKTSDGQKRTSLGATLLSPVSQLALGTIGRSRSLVNQSQESLDPGDHYDHSDREEGEEPHPQDADDEDDSGLGMGKRLQVPGKSSRKRLNPQVSVDSMDQWKSFNMSPTDLKAAKESLKEHPPLLRTPHVTEEPPDPHLSSLLVPGGNPQSVGNIWADHRVRRAMFPTRQNSTMLPDEDEEDIYQMFVPTEPSGPADPETPVVASQKSEVPSSPRHTPRPCSWHLDQVPTVQIDPPSSGDRLLRRASSVGEKGSEVPQSPDDDTRPHGENDLEVIHSESSSNEISGSSSAEQLTIDDIENVYDNISYDDLKSMGLIRRDQESRKSMKQTSRDAQGSQGPNSEARSSKETVAVPDSYTDSNCSSAPEVSPLGTSELKIVEEENIYDTLFFREPLPPVEKKKKKGEESGGRQEPERDSLLASEPDLTGCESLGGFVSEESLHFGDDEVMDSHAALRTSEPDYSSSSASETFSQRSHTGDRMSEQVDEIWNDLENYIKVNEKKADRLPAAFPVSAGVSPEKPSSLKNSPKKATSPPSRSSPTKSPPAHHLNPTPPSATPLPRSFTIPILNIPELLREATFEDEDPSSRPPSLSLPATPEPLPGTVKSIRNKLARLSSGSFRLEDDELGELPPQREPPQRDRQLQQPPLRDLHSLFPGELAGLNSPLASSSLLLGESVEMDLMDKSKNRVFLMARQYSQKIKRANQLLRMRSMDPGEACGRPRAEKKHKDLADILEEKKQGGAAIGTRLAEYSQLYDQVMFREPPTSPTPHHSHPGLSSSPSMPESSFLGEDWLHSTYSNGELASFISDWPSQGGGTRASTPQHRLTPACSVPALKTLPPPPTSPPTQRWSTCVSAPSEKEEHIYSSIKRNTSFNSPSPSSSTTPPKTSPYNRCQSVSSLGEQQVQKENNHNQNQNRIVFNYNESMAERLKIPSLGQAGRQHSLPERSSCGQSELTLQDGQQVVVLNRNSALSMLQATQNYLANFKDNGDDDDDDDYVEIRSEEETERSMTAPMPSQKNGGSLVALSDRSHRPAVQGQSQSLPSTPARSCHPLSSLDRERLQQYLWAEPQNQNQTTIVQSLREKFQCLSSSSFA